In Mytilus edulis chromosome 3, xbMytEdul2.2, whole genome shotgun sequence, the genomic window TAAGAGTGTGAGAGGAAATGGGTTTTTTACTTCAAAGACTTCAAACGTAGTAGTAAACAACCTTCTCCTAACTAAATGCTTCACTTCCAAATTTTTAAAAGTCTTAATGCATTTTATGAATGATTAAGTCATACCCCtttttatgacttttaaaatcaattaaaaattacacGTATTGATTTTAAGAATTAAATGTCCAGAACATTTTATAGAGGTGATACATAGCGTTGTGTATGACTTCAGTAAAGATAAACAATTCTGGCAGACTGTCATCTGATTTATAATGTCTTTGGAAGATTCAATATTATCAGAAGATTTGAATAAGGTACTCATAattcttcaaatatttaattagGTAAGCTGTTGTATTGTCAATAGTATCGGGAGATTTTGTTGTGATACATGTATTGCTTGAGAAATTGTTAGATTGTGTGTATTCAACTCAAGAAAGATATATACTTGTAAGCTATTCTATATAATTTATCTAAAGCCTTTTTCTTTACAGTGCAGtgaacttttaaaatacaaaaaaatattgatttaaatggtTTTAGACATGTAAACTTTAACTAGGATTCTTTGCAGAGTATAATTGGACTCTCTTTTTTGGTGTTCAACAATGAAAAGTTTGAATGAACATTACACCAAGTGATACAATCATATTTCTAATTTAAACGTCAATGcagtaaaataatatttgatcTTGAAATAGTCTATTAAAGTATAATATATAGTtcttaaaaatatcaaataatcagaaaaattgaaaagaaatgttCGTTTTGATTTCATGTGCTTTTAAAGTAATGCAGgtaatttgaaagaaaaacaaatagcaTTGTGTtgatttataatgtaatttgataaatattgtagcCATCCAGACCCAATGAAAGATGGCAAGGTTCTAGAGCAGATGCCTTGATAGACAGACAACTAGACCAGTCACCAGTAAGACATACTGGACCCCCTGACAGACCTTTACGACCAGGAGGACAGGATAATCCAGCTTTTATGCCTGAAATGCAGCTCAACAGAAGCAGAGAAAATCTTGGGCCTCCTATCAGGTAGAGAGAATCTTTTCAATGTTTAAATTGTTTagaattgagtttttttttttaaaagactcaTGATATTGAGAACTTTTTTAATCAATATAAGCAGCTCCAACAAAATGGGCATATTCTGGTTTACCTCTATACAGTGTTTCTGTTACATACTCCTGTCTCATTTCTCAGTAGCTTCAAATGGGAGCTTAATTTTGGGGAAAATATACCATGCGACACATTTTACAGATGTGTCACTTATATTCTTCTTGTTTGGTGCATACATGTATGCTTTTCATTGATGCCCATATTAGAATTTCCTTTGCAAATTTTTAATAACAGAACTTCTTGATATATTGACATAAGTAAGAGcttcataattttaaaaaagcTATACTGTGTGACATACTTGCAAATGCATCCCTTTTTTACTTATGAATGTTCTTCACGTTAATGCATGTATAAGATGAAAACGAATTATATTACTGATAATAATGGAAAGTTATTTACATACCATGAAAACcttttttgtttgatatatagAAAGTAAGAATGTAATTTAAAGGTTCATGGTATGGCTTATGCACACACTTTATACTTTAAGTACAAAGGGGACTTTAAACAAATTTATGACATCTTTTATACTCTTGGTTTTATACTTTGTTTAACAGCGGAATGAAAACAGGATCTGAATTAAGAGATGCTTGGAATAAATTATATGGAGGTCAAATACGACCAGAATCAAGAGGACCAACATCATACCCTTCAGAAAATCAACTTCATGTCCGTCCAGATTCACTTGGTGTTCATAACTTTCCTGATCACCGAGGGATCATACATACTAGGCCTGATACTCATGGTATCCGTCCTGATCCTCATGGTCTGTCCAGACTGGAGGATCCCATGCCTCATGTTCTTCCTCCCAATAGACTTGATGATCCTCATAGTGTACATCAAACTAGAATGGAGGACCAGCAGGCAAAGCCGTCCAGTTATCCATCACATTTTCATGTAAGTACACCACAAGGACTTTAAATACAGTAATTTTGTCCTTTTTTATaggaaattttatatttgataaaattgagaatgtaaatgcgtgatgtgtctaagagacaacaactctgttaaagagcagaaaacagtccaaggtcaccaatgggtttCAACACAGGGAGAAAATCCGCATCTAGAGGTGAAATTTTAattcatcattttaaaaaaagtatttgtttCAAACATGGAAGTTACATGTTATATTAAAGAGCAAAACCAAACATAATCAGTGAAATGCACTGTATCGTTGACAACCTTATTGTGACTGTTACCCATATGAAGTACATTTAAGCTTTGATCTATTACATTACTTTCTTCAAATTGATTTCCTGGTTGAAGTGAAAACATCACTAAATAttcatttctaaatttattgatatttagcatcaattaaatttttaactagttgaatatttttaaataattacataagatgtatgtttcattacaatgctttattctgattggctaactgcacatcacgtgttattccgtaagcagttgcattgttcaatacaacttttcattcatgataacacgtggtccaacaataaagtgcacagatgaattaaataaaaaaatatataaaattcgtattttcatgatcatagctaaaaaatgtaattataagtatttaaTGCTTCTTtatgtaactttatagggttgtaaaagcgttgaccgtgcgcacatttttaaaatgaagcgctttcgcgcttcatacaaaatgtacttcggtcaacgcttttacaccccaataaatttacaaaaagaagcattcaattcttaaataatatttttaatcagaatattttgaatttttaggTGAAATTTCCGTCCACTCCTGCATATAATGAGATTTCAAATAAACCTGGTGCTAGTCAAGGAGGAAGACATAGTCCATTGGGACAAAGTTCAAGTGCTGGCACACAAGGGCAAGGGTCAAATACCTCAATTCAGTACAATGGCAATGGCAATAAAGTACTGTCAAATCATGTGTCGTTTCAAACATTTGGAAAACCTACATCAAATCAAAAACTGTCTGTGTCATCATCACCTTCATCGCCACAATCTCCACCTGGGATAGCTCTAGGACCCTCATCAAAATATCCTGATTATGGTGAAAAATCGGCAAAAGTGAAACaaggatattcaaattttgacatTCACAACCACAAAGATATTGATGATGATCGGGATATATTAGATATGAAATCTAGTATTTTTGACTATAATTCCGAACCTTCATCCCGATCTGTTACGCCACCTCTACCTCCATTGTCAGCATCTAATTCAGATTATTCTTCCAATAGATCTAGTCCACAGATATCGCCACAACTTCCACGTTCAAATAGTGCTACTCATTTGTCTTCTACAAAGACTCCAGATTTAGTGACATCTGCAACGAGAACTAATGGTGAAAAAAGAATAAGGCGAGCATCTGGATCCCAGTTTACATATAGGGcagataaaaaatcaaaacaaaaacagacaTCAAAACATGTATCTTCTGGAATTAAAGGTAATgattttaagcaatattttttttccaaatcaaaaaTCTGTATGTTGCTATGCTTCGAGTTAAACAGATAAACAGACTTTTGACATGTAGTTGTATATATCTTAAACTATTTACATTATCATATATCAATTTGTCTTTGCTTTGGATAACTCACTTTTAAAAAGGTTATGGTTATTCCTTTGTTTTATACACAAAAGTCAAAATACCTCTCCTTTATCAACAATAAAAAATTGTCTGACTTACTTACAATTTAAGAATTTTTATCGAGGTTTGAAGTTGTTTTAATgtgttaagggagataactcaatatttttttagtcaaATAAACTGTTAAATGTTTAAGATATCAGAGATTGTAAAGTAGAATTGGATGCCAATAttgaaaagtatttgaaaaagCTGCAGCTTTTACGTCTgctgaatgaaaaataaaataagaaaaagtgCAATACAACAAGAGCTTGTCGAAATCCACTGTTTATAAGAAACATTGCATATCTCTACAAATTTATGATAAACttgagtttgatatttttttcggTGGAACTATAccttcatttttgtcgagccttcgactttagtcgaaaaagcgagactaagcaatCCTACATTTTGGCGGCAACGGcgatccacaaatattcactctgtggttaatgtttttgaaattttaataactttctttaactatactggatttctaccaaacttggacagaagcttgtttatgatcataagatagtaactagaagtaaattttgtaaaataaaattccattttttccgtattttacttataaatggacatagcttttctgcggggaaacattacattcactctgtggttaaagtttttagaatttaattacctttcttaaactatcctgggtttgcaccaaacttggacagaagcttaatTATGAtcttaagatagtatccagaagtaaatgttataaaaaaataaatccattttttccgtattttacttttaaaaggacttagattttcttccagttaacattacatacatgtcatgcatgtacagtttgcagttaaagttttaaaaacatttattagattcataaactatcctggatttttagaaaacttggacagaagcttcttacaatcaaaagattgtatcaagaggaatattttaattgatttttttcctcatttttgttgagcctgggattcacagcaaaagtaggcgagacactgggttctgcggaacccttacaaatttttttgtATATGCTTGTTATTGGTgctttcataacacttttatttatttttgtagctGGTATGCTAAGTGATGTCCGAGAATCTGGGAATGAGAGTGATCTCCCTTTTGACATTGAGGATACAATTTTAACAGTAGATTCTCATGATGCAGAAcccatgaatatgcatgaaaatcTGGCTTCAAATGACATGAATAGAATGAGAGATCAATTAAACAATCTGGAAGAAATGTATCAACAAATGTCTCATCAGATGGGAACAGAAAAAGAAATTGGGACTGTAAAGTCCCGTAGACGATGGAGTCTGGGAAGTTCAGACACAAGTTCTTTACAAAGACCAATATCAAGGAAGTTTAAATCTGGTGCTGGAAGTCAACGacctcatcatcatcatcatagaGATGCAAAGTATGTACTGATCAGTTGTCTCTGACTTAAGAATTATTGGTACATTTCACTTGGCAATGAGTGTTTGAGGTTTCCTGTCAAACACATTTTAGTTCATCGTATGATATTCTATATGTCTCTCTAGAGATGCTAGTTCAGTTTTAAAAAGTTATTGTTAGTTATAAAATTGTTGCATTTCACATCCACGTTAAATCTGGGGTTGTTGTTTCCTCATAATAAGACAGTTGTGGTTTCACAGTAACAAAATGGGCATTTTTGAGTTGAAGAATAGTTTAAGGTTGTTTGTACATTTCTGTCAAAtaaagaactcaatagaaaataatatgttacccattaatttgtgtgtttaaaaatataaatgtttgccTAATAACTTTAACGAATGGGTGAATTCAAagtagtatgaaattcaaaacagtgtagctgtggccattgattgacacatcaaaatcattcattgactgggacaatttaggtgaacgtttgtatgtaacgaccaatgctcactatgtactttttaaagacacttaaactatggggtcaccaaaggttctcaacacctaaataaagtaatttgaaaaattaatcagaaataacacgatattttgatttatatcaattatataaatcaaaacacaaaggttattcctgattaatttttcgaattattttataattaaaggcgttaagaaacctttgttgaccccacagtttaaatgtctatcgtaggtacgtcatgaacagtggttgttacagacaaacgttcacgtaaattgtcccagtcaatggatgattttgatgggtcaatcaatggccacagctacactgttttgaatttcatactaaaacACTgatcaatcaatctatcaataaaaaaaatcagatgtaTTATGATAAATACATGTACCGTATGTGCCTtagtttaatgtttttatttaaaagttaaaagaaagTCTGTTGGTGTGTTTATTCATATGAATTTCGTTTTAACcttatacttttaaatttattgtagAGCAATTAACAAAAGATTTCAGCGACTGGAATCACATGTGGTAACTCTTGCCAGGAGTGTGGCACATCTATCATCAGAATTAAGGTCCCATAACTCTGTCACACATGAAATTGATGCATTACGGAAAGAAATCCAGGAATTGAAGGAAGAGCAATTCATGTCAAGCCAAAAGAACAGAGCtggaaatttttatgaaaatgacTTTGAAAGGTTTAGAGGCTGGGTACCTTCATTGACCAATCCAAGAAGAGTTAATAAACTTACAAAGTTTTTTGGTCAAGAACCTCCTTTATTGAATATTTTCTTGAAGAAATTAGGTTATGAAGTAAGTAAAATTTATACATCATATATTAAATTCCTTCTCTTTTtctctttataaaaaataataatattttgattaattgaAATCTTAACTTTATATCaacctcttctttttttttgtgtgtgtggaAGCAAACTTCATATAAGAAAGGTATTTCATATCTGTCACGCATCTACTTAATGATTGGTGCCAGTTTAAATTGCAAGCAGGGTTCCTCAAGGTCAGCTACTGTTTTGTTCAAACACAGCTAAAGAAAAAATGTGCTTCTGGTCGCCAACTATTTTTctgatttgaaattttaatgaacaaCGGTGTAATTCATGAAATGAAACTTGagtataaaaaaagtattttaattggATTTTTGGAAGTATGTATTTGCATTTGGATGTAAATATACATGATCTTGAAAATAAGAAAGTTGGATTAACAACTTTGACAATACTATACTAACTTCATCTTAGACTGTGAATACTATCAAGTGTTCAAGAAGGCGTTTGCATACATTGTATATGAAATAATTCTATATATGCCATAGAGAAGCTAGAAAATTGAACTTCATAGAAACTGTTTGAATTATAAAACTGTTACATAACAGTTTGCAAAACAATGGTGAACATAATGAGTTAAACAAAACTTGGCAAATTGGTAGTCAccaaaatgaaatgttaaaagtATATACTAAATGGCACATTTTCTGTTTCCTGTTACTCAGTGCCAAAAGAGGCAGTAAAAATAAGTCTGATTTAAGGTGAAAATGAGATCACATGGGAtcaaaaatgaatgaaaagaaaatattttaaaatcactgAATTTGGAAAGGGAGTTTTAATGCTTTTATTTTGTATGTGTAGTTTGAACAAGTTAAAAAGATTATATATTtactcattatttatttttttcagaaatactCAGTGAATTTTGAAAAAGAGCACATAGGAATGATAGAATTGCCATACATGACAGAAGAAAGATTAGAGAAGATTGGTGTTCCCATGGGACCTCGACTAAGAATACTACAAGAGGCACAGCTTTGTTTTAGACAAGAAAATTTCAATATCTATATTGTGTAGCACAGATAGTTATGAGATAAAACAGCCATGTATTGCAAtaaaattgggaaatttatatGGAATAGGAATAGAAAAAATTGCAAGAAATTTAGTATATGAAAGTCAGTCAAAAGAATTAAGTTCGGATCCCTTTACCTCTTATCCTTATTTTTCGTTTCGTTAcaagtaaaattattatttttacagaTTTATGTATAAGGTTATGGTTATATAAACAATTAGGAACATATGGAAATTTGGAAAAAAGTATTATTGGGACCATTTATTGCTTGCTGAAGTATTATGTTAATTCAAGTTGTTTTGCTTTAATGCAAGACTTCAGAACGTTAGATATGTTTTTGTGAAATAAGGGAAAGCTActgcctcgttcacacggacattAAATTCTAATTGAATCGAATGGAATGCCAATCGAATTTGCTTAttgcgttcacacactcttctttttaaTTCGAATTAATTCGAATTAgtcaattcgcattagaaatacgtttttgttaatacgaattaaaagctaacgtcgtttggacagtaaaccGAATTTGACacgcattgcaattcgaattagaattgatgTTAGGACGTAAAacatttcgaatgcgaattaaactaattcgaattattTAATGCGAATcaaattcgaattacgtgtgaactcagcataaaaaaaatgcatgctaAATTCATGTTTGCATTCtgaagtattaaaaaaaagataatacatTAGCATAACATGGGTATATATTTTATAAGGGTATTTAATAGAGTGTTATAATGTATTTTGACTATTATTTCAAACAGTTTTATATTGTGTTCAATCCATCATTTATAGACTTTACTAGGAGATGACTAACACTTccttatacattgtacatatctaatttatatttatacaattatgtTTATACGAAAACAATGTGTGATTATCACATGAAAGtgaataaaatatgtaataacaaGATAACACATTTTCTTTATACTTAATCAAGtccaataacagaaaaaaatgaatatttcttcaattcaatatttcaaaatccaacaaaaataactgaaaaatttCTCAAGAGCAGATGTCATATTTCTGAAGATAGAAAATGGTTACTTTGAGGGGTTTTGTTCTGCTCAACCTCCACCCTTTTCAACTGTTGTCTTTCCTGAAGTCAAGAATCACATCATAAACAATAGAAAACATCAAAATTGTAGATTCAGCCTCTTtcacaaattattatttttagctcaccaggcctaaaaggccaagtgagcttttctcatcacttggcgtccggcatcCATTGTCCGGCGTCCgacgtcgtcgttaacttttacaaaaatcttctcctctcaaactactgggccaaattaaaccaaacttggccaccatcatcattggggtatctagtttaaaaaatgtgtcctgtgacctggccaaccatccaagatggccgccatggctaaaaatagaacataggggtaaaatgcagtttttggcctataactcaaaaacaaaagcatttagagcaaatctgactgggtaaaattgttaaacaggtgaagatctatctaccctgaaattttcagatgaatcggataacccgttgttggggtgctgcccctgaattagtaattttaaggaaattttgctgtttttggttattatcttgaatattattatagatagagataaacagtaaacagcaataatgttcaacaaagtaagatttacaaataagtcaacgtgactgaaatggtcagttgatccctttaggagttattgccctttatagtcaatttttaaccatttttcgtaaatcttagtaatattttacaaaaatcttctcccctaaaactactgggccaaattaatccaaacttggccacaatcatcttttgggttagtagttttaaaaatgtgtccggtgacccggccatccaaccaagatggccaccacggctaaaaatagaacatggggtaaaatgcagtttttggcttataactcaaaaaccaaagcatttagagcaaatctgacatgggggtaaaattgtttatcagttcaagatctatctgccctgaaattttcagatgaatcggacaacccgttgttgggttgctggccctgaattagtaattttaaggaaattttgctgtttttggttattatcttgaatattattatagatagagataaactataaacagcaataatgttcagcaaagtaagattcacaaataactcaacgtgactgaaatggtcagttgacccctttcggagttattgccctttatagtcaatttttaaccatttttcgtaaatcttagtaatcttttacaaaaatcttctcccctgaaactactgggccaaattaatccaaacttggccacaatcatcttttgggttagtagttttaaaaatgtgtccgatgactcggccatccaaccaagatggccgccacggctaaaaatagaacatggggtaaaatgcagtttttggcttataactcaaaaaccaaagcatttagagcaaatctgacacgagggtaaaattgtttatcagttcagtagttttaaaaatgtgtccggtgacccggccatccaaccaagatggctgccatggctaaaaatagaatggggtaaaatgcagtttttggcttataactcaaaaccgacatgggggtaaaattgtttatcagttcaagatctatttgccctgaaattttcagatgaatcggacaacccgttgttgggttgctggccctgaattagtaattttaaggaaattttgctgtttttggttattatcttgaatattattatagacagagataaactattaacagcaataatgttcagcaaagtaagattcacaaataagtcaacatgactgaaatggtcagttgacccctttaggagttattgccctttatagtcaatttttaaccatttttcgtaaatcttagtaatcttttacaaaaatcttctcctctgaaactactcagccaaattaatccaaacttggccacaatcatcttttgggttagtagtttgaaaaatgtgtccggtgacccggccatccaaccaagatggtcgccatggctaaaaatagaatatggtgtaaaatgcagtttttggcttataactcaaaacccaaagcatttagagcaaatctgacatgaggtaaaattgtttatcaggtcaacatttatctgctttgaaatttttagatgaatcggacaaccagttgttgggttgctgaccctgaattgtcagttttaaggaaattttgctgttgttggtcattatcttgaatattattattgatagagataaactgtaaactacaataatgttcagcagagtaagatttacaaataagtcaacatgaccgaaatggtcaattgacccccttaggagttattgttctttatagtcaattttcataaaatttgtaaatttttactaacattttccactgaaactaatgggccaagttcattatatatagagataattttaagcagcaagaatgttcagtaaagtaagatgtacaaacacatcaccatcaccaaaacacaattttgtcatgaatccatctgcttcctttaatattcacatagaccaaggtgagcgacacaggctctttagagcctctagttaatggaaaccaaaaaacaaaagaattttaattttatacattctTGCACACTCATTTTACTTAGGGTTACACATGAATCAAAATAAGGCCACATCAATTGAACTAGTTGACAGTATTATGCAGCAAATATCATCTGTCAAAAACAGGTAAAAAAGAGTCATCTAAGCAGAGATATGATCCAGCTTAAATAGGGTATCcttttttgtctcgccttgatggagtcaaaaagcgagacataggtatgctgctTCCAGTGTCGGCGACGGTGATGGCGATGGGTCaataatgtattagtttgtgattaggtctagtttatggtgaaccacaagtggtaggtcaatcatatttggtatgcagttatatgagcattggcacatctcatttccatggagattatttggccctgccggactcagtcatggtctattgactttgaaattttttctaagttattatgtattagtttgtgattatgtcagtttatgGGGGACCACAAATGGTAGGTTAAAGATATTTGGTGTGCAGTTGTATATAAGCATTTggtatatctcatttccatggagataatttggctccaccccttagtcatggtctattgattttgaatttttttttaagttatcatgtattagtttgtgattaggtcagttcaagggaaTCTATTAGTGGTAAGCCAATGTTAaatggtattcagttgtataagcattggcacatttcatttccatgaagaatatttggcctcgcccctcagtcacagtctaatgattttgaaacttatcttagtttacatgtattagtttgtgattagatcagtatAAGACTGCTAATGATTACTAGTAAGtcatgatatttggtatgcaaaattattggcaagttttgtttccatggagattatatagccccaccccctcttcatggttcattgacttgaaacttttacatagattaaaaattaatgtttgtatttaggtttTGGAATGACATGATAAGTCAatagtatttggtatgcagttgtttcagcattgacacatctcatttgcatggagattgtttagccatgtaactcagtcatggttcattgactttgaatatttgcataaaatttgtgtaagatgttaaagtattgctattttgatttcaacatttgcataatcaaaaatacaaaaaggcgagacatatctctgtgataacaatttattatcagttCAATAAGATCCATGCAGTCAACATACTGTCACTTAACTTTGAATTTTGGGTAACatcaaaggagtaagttcggtaagggccatatttggccccaattataaagttcatagttacaagacaataaatgttttaagttgccttaaagacatgttagaaagttaaacagaactgtttttgtcaaagtttaattctaaaacGTTGAATTTTACAtccaaaaaaggtcaagataagggattttggtgaaatttgacaaaatcagctagattccaaccaaataaaggacctagaaacatagagcgcaggcgtcgacaagcttaagattcaaataagacatgtgaaat contains:
- the LOC139516714 gene encoding uncharacterized protein isoform X1, with product MPSIIKKLSGRARSSRPIELLSPKPFVPPRPVQNGNVNHDIHQELAAAAEVSSPTWKVFRTVNKAPKSVRAPRLRYNRTPVRQTVGGEWALRQCEEHTTWVNGILKEKHLPVIGDLRKSIGDGTTLVILTEGVCRRSVPNVNVEIASKEDRVYNITKCLEVLGSTGVDLTAIDGEDLADGNLKTTLMLVGNIRQHFEKEQNYAPVNQTELREKKMPGAITLPGNNGVSEPPLGVTDEKTTYQRRIIIPAEDLLPGTMVKEDVRPTTPGLPGMLASSTEITMNGVSQSGVEERRQQQQVRFPPRPHSAKPIPSPKPPGRGQGVTNAWADVQPTGMPLSVEDRLKSLITGPPTPRTPATQPAPFSLFHRRVAPAHVNVNNKSYEDGELIQPPPRPKSAIPFDQSGRAYNDVPKYGGKGQQTYIPSRPNERWQGSRADALIDRQLDQSPVRHTGPPDRPLRPGGQDNPAFMPEMQLNRSRENLGPPISGMKTGSELRDAWNKLYGGQIRPESRGPTSYPSENQLHVRPDSLGVHNFPDHRGIIHTRPDTHGIRPDPHGLSRLEDPMPHVLPPNRLDDPHSVHQTRMEDQQAKPSSYPSHFHVKFPSTPAYNEISNKPGASQGGRHSPLGQSSSAGTQGQGSNTSIQYNGNGNKVLSNHVSFQTFGKPTSNQKLSVSSSPSSPQSPPGIALGPSSKYPDYGEKSAKVKQGYSNFDIHNHKDIDDDRDILDMKSSIFDYNSEPSSRSVTPPLPPLSASNSDYSSNRSSPQISPQLPRSNSATHLSSTKTPDLVTSATRTNGEKRIRRASGSQFTYRADKKSKQKQTSKHVSSGIKAGMLSDVRESGNESDLPFDIEDTILTVDSHDAEPMNMHENLASNDMNRMRDQLNNLEEMYQQMSHQMGTEKEIGTVKSRRRWSLGSSDTSSLQRPISRKFKSGAGSQRPHHHHHRDAKAINKRFQRLESHVVTLARSVAHLSSELRSHNSVTHEIDALRKEIQELKEEQFMSSQKNRAGNFYENDFERFRGWVPSLTNPRRVNKLTKFFGQEPPLLNIFLKKLGYEKYSVNFEKEHIGMIELPYMTEERLEKIGVPMGPRLRILQEAQLCFRQENFNIYIV
- the LOC139516714 gene encoding uncharacterized protein isoform X5 — encoded protein: MPSIIKKLSGRARSSRPIELLSPKPFVPPRPVQNGNVNHDIHQELAAAAEVSSPTWKVFRTVNKAPKSVRAPRLRYNRTPVRQTVGGEWALRQCEEHTTWVNGILKEKHLPVIGDLRKSIGDGTTLVILTEGVCRRSVPNVNVEIASKEDRVYNITKCLEVLGSTGVDLTAIDGEDLADGNLKTTLMLVGNIRQHFEKEQNYAPVNQTELREKKMPGAITLPGNNGVSEPPLGVTDEKTTYQRRIIIPAEDLLPGTMVKEDVRPTTPGLPGMLASSTEITMNGVSQSGVEERRQQQQVRFPPRPHSAKPIPSPKPPGRGQGVTNAWADVQPTGMNNKSYEDGELIQPPPRPKSAIPFDQSGRAYNDVPKYGGKGQQTYIPSRPNERWQGSRADALIDRQLDQSPVRHTGPPDRPLRPGGQDNPAFMPEMQLNRSRENLGPPISGMKTGSELRDAWNKLYGGQIRPESRGPTSYPSENQLHVRPDSLGVHNFPDHRGIIHTRPDTHGIRPDPHGLSRLEDPMPHVLPPNRLDDPHSVHQTRMEDQQAKPSSYPSHFHVKFPSTPAYNEISNKPGASQGGRHSPLGQSSSAGTQGQGSNTSIQYNGNGNKVLSNHVSFQTFGKPTSNQKLSVSSSPSSPQSPPGIALGPSSKYPDYGEKSAKVKQGYSNFDIHNHKDIDDDRDILDMKSSIFDYNSEPSSRSVTPPLPPLSASNSDYSSNRSSPQISPQLPRSNSATHLSSTKTPDLVTSATRTNGEKRIRRASGSQFTYRADKKSKQKQTSKHVSSGIKAGMLSDVRESGNESDLPFDIEDTILTVDSHDAEPMNMHENLASNDMNRMRDQLNNLEEMYQQMSHQMGTEKEIGTVKSRRRWSLGSSDTSSLQRPISRKFKSGAGSQRPHHHHHRDAKAINKRFQRLESHVVTLARSVAHLSSELRSHNSVTHEIDALRKEIQELKEEQFMSSQKNRAGNFYENDFERFRGWVPSLTNPRRVNKLTKFFGQEPPLLNIFLKKLGYEKYSVNFEKEHIGMIELPYMTEERLEKIGVPMGPRLRILQEAQLCFRQENFNIYIV